A window from Cryptomeria japonica chromosome 1, Sugi_1.0, whole genome shotgun sequence encodes these proteins:
- the LOC131039158 gene encoding UDP-glycosyltransferase 92A1 gives MAGEQRRGHIVMLPLMAQGHIIPFFELGKLLAKQGGFLITIVNTPRNVLRLLPKVSTACKAHDIDIRLEELPFPRGTQGLPPDVENTDSLPYNLMFLLVRNCEQLERPFENLLWRLRDGGHPPTCVVSDMFFGWTLDICNRMGIPRATFMTMGAFATAVYYSLWMNLPHKKTDSDTFSLAPELPHVSFHTSQLPLSLRLTDDTDPWHLFLKRQIPRNLRSWGTLLNTFDALESKFVDHLRSNSCGHVWTVGPVLPEAFNGTHGCCTDGLVHETCSTWLDSLPPSSVLYISFGTMVRISRCQMEALALGLEATRVPFIWAVRPPCDVTDESADFLPEGFEERMVGSKQGLLLKGWAPQLLILSHPSTGGFLSHCGWNSTLESLSQGVPMIGWPIAADQFYNSKLLEEEVGVSVEICRGVDGELHQSKVEKIVRMFMEGDLGMELRKKARQLRDTAKLAFSSSWVSTDGKTCKGSSIANIDEFVNEVNLLVPSPES, from the coding sequence ATGGCGGGAGAGCAGAGAAGGGGTCACATTGTAATGCTGCCATTGATGGCGCAGGGGCACATCATTCCCTTCTTCGAGCTGGGCAAACTTCTAGCCAAGCAAGGAGGTTTTCTCATAACAATCGTCAACACCCCACGCAATGTCCTCCGATTACTGCCCAAGGTTTCCACTGCATGCAAAGCTCATGACATTGATATCCGTCTCGAAGAGCTTCCCTTCCCAAGGGGCACCCAAGGCTTGCCTCCCGACGTAGAGAATACAGATTCTCTGCCTTACAATCTAATGTTTCTCCTCGTCCGCAACTGTGAGCAGCTCGAACGGCCCTTCGAGAACCTTCTATGGCGGCTCCGTGACGGCGGCCACCCACCCACATGCGTTGTGAGCGACATGTTCTTCGGGTGGACTTTGGACATTTGCAATCGCATGGGGATCCCCAGGGCGACGTTCATGACAATGGGTGCCTTTGCGACTGCTGTGTATTATTCTCTATGGATGAATCTGCCCCACAAGAAAACGGACTCTGATACTTTTTCTCTTGCTCCTGAGCTCCCCCATGTCTCGTTTCATACATCCCAGCTCCCGCTAAGCCTCAGGCTGACGGACGACACGGACCCATGGCACCTCTTCTTGAAGCGCCAAATACCTAGGAATCTCCGCAGCTGGGGTACTTTGCTGAACACTTTTGACGCTTTGGAGTCGAAATTTGTTGATCACCTGCGAAGCAACAGCTGTGGTCATGTCTGGACTGTGGGGCCTGTGCTCCCCGAGGCCTTCAATGGGACCCATGGTTGCTGCACTGATGGTCTTGTTCATGAAACGTGTTCCACGTGGCTGGATTCGCTTCCTCCCTCGTCTGTTCTGTACATATCCTTTGGCACCATGGTCAGGATCTCCCGCTGTCAAATGGAGGCTTTGGCTCTGGGCTTGGAAGCCACTCGAGTGCCCTTCATTTGGGCTGTTCGACCTCCATGCGATGTAACGGATGAATCCGCAGACTTTCTGCCTGAGGGATTCGAGGAGAGAATGGTGGGATCGAAACAAGGGCTTCTTCTCAAGGGTTGGGCACCGCAATTGCTAATTCTTTCGCATCCTTCGACTGGTGGGTTTCTGAGTCATTGTGGATGGAATTCTACCCTTGAGAGCCTGAGCCAGGGCGTGCCCATGATTGGTTGGCCCATCGCAGCAGATCAATTCTATAATTCTAAGCTTTTGGAGGAGGAAGTTGGCGTTAGTGTCGAGATTTGCAGGGGCGTCGATGGAGAATTGCACCAGAGTAAGGTGGAAAAGATTGTGAGAATGTTCATGGAGGGTGACTTGGGAATGGAACTAAGGAAGAAAGCTAGGCAACTGAGAGATACTGCCAAGCTAGCGTTTTCTTCGTCGTGGGTGTCCACTGACGGTAAAACATGCAAGGGTTCCTCCATCGCCAACATTGACGAGTTTGTAAACGAAGTTAATCTGTTGGTTCCGTCGCCTGAATCCTAA